A stretch of the Puniceicoccaceae bacterium genome encodes the following:
- a CDS encoding HU family DNA-binding protein, giving the protein MNKSQLVDAVAKNSGLTIKDSEKAVDAFVAAVKEGLKADGSVQLIGFGSFSVGERAAREGVNPRTGEKIKIAASKTVKFKAGAKLKDVL; this is encoded by the coding sequence TGAATAAATCACAACTCGTTGACGCGGTTGCCAAGAACTCCGGACTGACAATCAAGGATTCCGAAAAAGCAGTAGATGCATTCGTAGCAGCTGTAAAAGAAGGTCTCAAAGCGGATGGCTCCGTTCAGCTGATTGGCTTCGGTTCTTTCAGTGTTGGTGAAAGAGCTGCACGCGAAGGAGTAAACCCCCGCACCGGTGAAAAGATCAAAATCGCTGCATCCAAGACCGTTAAGTTCAAGGCTGGCGCAAAGCTGAAGGACGTCCTGTAA